One Candidatus Krumholzibacteriia bacterium genomic region harbors:
- a CDS encoding sigma-70 family RNA polymerase sigma factor → MTGRTPPPDVTSLLHRLQGGDPDALDALMPVVYDELRHIARRHLRGQATGHTLQTTALVHEAFLRLARGRESGWNDRVHFYAVAATAMRQVLVDHARRRGSGKRGGDRERVVLATGDLGVDSQADLVVEIDDALQKLSDLDPRLTRVVECRFFAGMNESETAAALGVTDRTVRRDWVKARAWLHRELDAGSD, encoded by the coding sequence ATGACCGGCCGAACCCCGCCCCCCGACGTCACGTCCCTCCTGCACCGCCTGCAGGGCGGAGATCCCGACGCCCTCGACGCCCTGATGCCGGTCGTCTACGACGAACTCCGCCACATCGCCCGGCGGCACCTGCGCGGACAGGCGACCGGCCACACCCTGCAGACGACGGCGCTGGTCCACGAGGCCTTCCTCCGCCTGGCCCGCGGCCGGGAATCGGGATGGAACGACCGCGTGCACTTCTACGCCGTCGCCGCCACGGCCATGCGTCAGGTTCTCGTCGATCACGCCCGACGCCGTGGATCGGGCAAGCGCGGGGGCGATCGGGAACGCGTGGTGCTCGCCACCGGGGATCTGGGCGTCGATTCGCAGGCGGACCTCGTGGTCGAGATCGACGACGCCCTGCAGAAGCTGTCGGACCTCGACCCCCGTCTGACCCGCGTGGTCGAGTGCCGGTTCTTCGCCGGCATGAACGAGTCGGAGACCGCCGCCGCGCTCGGCGTGACCGACCGCACGGTTCGCCGCGACTGGGTCAAGGCCCGCGCCTGGCTCCATCGCGAACTGGATGCCGGATCCGACTGA